A single region of the Lactobacillus xylocopicola genome encodes:
- a CDS encoding ECF transporter S component: protein MFTRSSKWNVKAVILIALIGIIMGVIYTYGFNWAFNLIKLALLPTGFAPVTDAIFTGLWLLAGPLAMYFVPTPGSGMVGEALAAIVEMAIGGQWGAITVLQGLIQGASNEIGFFPKKSRYQQFSWPSVLTGAFFAGLGTFIPTYFLYGWSKFSLQLQVAMFVATMISAIVFDGILVKLITNLFDQALKTKIANE, encoded by the coding sequence ATGTTTACCAGATCATCAAAATGGAATGTTAAAGCGGTTATTCTGATTGCATTAATCGGCATAATTATGGGCGTAATCTACACTTATGGCTTCAACTGGGCCTTCAACTTGATCAAGCTGGCTCTTTTGCCAACCGGTTTTGCTCCGGTAACCGATGCGATCTTTACCGGTCTTTGGCTATTGGCTGGACCTTTAGCGATGTATTTTGTGCCGACCCCTGGTTCAGGAATGGTTGGTGAAGCGCTAGCAGCAATTGTCGAGATGGCGATTGGCGGCCAGTGGGGTGCGATTACGGTTTTACAAGGCCTGATCCAAGGAGCTAGTAATGAAATCGGCTTTTTCCCTAAAAAAAGTCGCTACCAGCAATTTTCGTGGCCGAGTGTCTTAACCGGTGCCTTCTTTGCTGGACTTGGAACTTTCATTCCGACGTATTTTTTATACGGTTGGAGTAAATTTAGTCTTCAGTTACAAGTGGCGATGTTTGTCGCAACCATGATTTCTGCCATTGTGTTTGACGGGATCTTGGTCAAGTTAATTACTAACTTGTTTGACCAGGCGCTGAAGACCAAAATTGCTAATGAATAA
- the udk gene encoding uridine kinase codes for MSKLEKPVVIGITGGSGSGKTTIARKIVEQMQENEHVLIMTQDSYYKDNTGIPMNIRMNINYDHPDAFDVALLKQQLRSLLEYQAIEMPVYDFKKHTRSTDTIHVEPADIIILEGILVLASADIRNLMDIKVYVDTDDDIRFIRRLERDIKERGRSLDSVIEQYLGTVKPMYHQFIEPTKRYADIIIPEGGANDVAIDMLTTKVHAVLSENIK; via the coding sequence ATGTCTAAACTCGAAAAACCGGTCGTGATCGGTATTACCGGTGGTTCTGGTAGTGGTAAAACCACTATTGCCCGCAAAATAGTTGAGCAAATGCAAGAAAATGAACACGTTTTAATCATGACGCAGGATTCCTATTACAAGGATAATACTGGCATCCCGATGAACATCCGGATGAATATCAATTACGATCATCCAGACGCATTTGATGTAGCGCTACTTAAGCAGCAGTTGAGATCATTACTTGAATATCAAGCAATTGAAATGCCGGTTTACGACTTCAAAAAGCACACTAGAAGCACCGACACTATTCACGTTGAACCTGCCGATATAATCATTTTAGAAGGAATTTTAGTTTTAGCTAGCGCAGACATTCGCAATTTGATGGATATTAAAGTCTACGTTGACACCGATGACGATATTCGCTTTATTAGGCGCCTCGAACGTGATATTAAAGAACGGGGGCGGTCGCTTGATTCGGTCATTGAACAATATCTTGGCACCGTCAAGCCAATGTATCATCAGTTTATCGAACCAACCAAGCGCTATGCCGATATTATCATCCCCGAAGGCGGTGCCAACGATGTGGCCATCGATATGTTGACCACTAAAGTACATGCCGTTTTAAGCGAAAACATTAAGTAA
- a CDS encoding GntR family transcriptional regulator, translating to MLFKEIYTDLNRKIKAKEYPPGSTLPTEIELQHIYQVSRTTVRKAIDQLVAENQVVRKKGSGIFVAPTISKQNILEMTGIIKPPYLESSDRVKFKDGYLRLVGPYYADLFKINANELLYDISFLTAIAGKLTSERLLLPLDQFPDFDPACLKVTPIIEVVNAGKLNPADVFQDFQLIKATDELSKQLGVAEQGPVFKITNLFSTKEGKIVAVEYRLQDALTTKYSIDFS from the coding sequence ATGTTATTTAAAGAAATATATACCGACTTGAACCGAAAGATAAAGGCAAAAGAGTATCCTCCTGGCAGTACGTTGCCAACGGAAATAGAACTTCAACACATTTATCAGGTTAGTCGCACAACGGTTCGTAAGGCAATTGACCAGTTGGTGGCAGAAAACCAAGTTGTGCGCAAAAAAGGAAGTGGTATTTTCGTTGCACCAACGATTTCAAAACAAAATATTTTAGAGATGACGGGCATCATTAAACCGCCATACCTTGAATCTTCGGATCGGGTGAAATTTAAAGATGGTTATCTAAGACTAGTGGGACCATATTATGCTGATCTGTTTAAGATCAACGCTAATGAGCTTTTGTATGATATTTCTTTCTTAACGGCAATTGCAGGAAAGTTAACCAGTGAAAGATTATTGTTGCCTTTAGACCAATTCCCTGATTTTGATCCTGCTTGTTTAAAGGTTACGCCAATAATTGAGGTAGTTAACGCGGGCAAGTTAAATCCAGCAGATGTTTTTCAAGATTTTCAATTAATCAAGGCAACAGATGAGCTTAGTAAGCAACTTGGTGTGGCGGAACAGGGACCAGTCTTTAAAATAACGAACCTTTTTTCAACTAAAGAGGGCAAAATTGTAGCTGTTGAGTACAGGCTACAAGACGCTTTAACTACTAAGTACTCAATTGATTTTAGTTAA
- a CDS encoding PTS mannose/fructose/sorbose/N-acetylgalactosamine transporter subunit IIC: MNVYLTAIILALIAMMGNGEYFLGSSMLSRPLVTCTLTGLVLGNLQQGIIMGATLELAFVGSFSIGAAIPPEIISGSVLGTAFAIGAGKSTAVALTLGIPIASLVLVIKNLCFIFILPYFVHHADKYAAAGDGSGVSRMNVLGGFLSVNLPIGLVVGISYVLGSPVIKGILGVIPQFVINGLGIATGLLPAYGFALLMKMMINKNNVTFFIIGFALAVYLKLSVTGVAIFGACLALILTGYSAFKGKPIVNGVSGTNKTEVNTGQGGIDYEDEEF, encoded by the coding sequence ATGAATGTTTATTTAACCGCAATTATTTTAGCTTTAATTGCGATGATGGGAAATGGTGAGTACTTTTTAGGGTCATCGATGTTATCAAGACCACTAGTAACGTGTACGTTAACTGGGCTGGTATTAGGAAACTTGCAGCAGGGAATTATCATGGGTGCAACGCTGGAACTGGCATTTGTGGGGTCGTTCTCAATTGGCGCTGCGATTCCACCAGAGATTATCTCTGGCAGTGTATTAGGAACTGCCTTTGCGATTGGAGCAGGTAAGAGTACAGCAGTTGCCTTAACTTTAGGTATTCCAATTGCGTCGTTAGTACTAGTGATTAAAAACCTTTGCTTTATTTTTATTTTGCCATACTTTGTACACCATGCCGATAAGTATGCCGCAGCAGGCGATGGCAGTGGAGTAAGTCGAATGAATGTCCTGGGTGGTTTTTTATCGGTTAACTTACCAATTGGACTGGTCGTTGGTATTTCTTATGTATTAGGAAGTCCAGTAATTAAGGGCATCCTAGGTGTGATTCCGCAATTTGTGATTAATGGGTTAGGGATTGCCACCGGTTTGTTGCCGGCCTATGGATTTGCGCTCTTGATGAAGATGATGATTAACAAAAATAATGTCACCTTCTTTATTATTGGTTTTGCCTTAGCAGTTTACCTCAAGCTGTCTGTTACCGGAGTTGCTATTTTTGGAGCTTGTCTAGCCCTGATTTTAACCGGTTATTCAGCTTTTAAGGGTAAGCCGATAGTAAATGGAGTATCAGGTACGAACAAAACAGAAGTGAATACTGGTCAAGGAGGCATTGATTATGAAGATGAAGAATTCTAA
- a CDS encoding PTS system mannose/fructose/sorbose family transporter subunit IID, protein MKMKNSKLLTRKDLMKTFWRSFTMEWAWNYERQMNLGYAYSMIPALRKIYGNNKEKLTAAYQRHLEFYNVTPWLSTFPLGISIAMEEQNELDPDFDADSINSIKVALMGPLSGIGDSFFWGTLRVIATGIGTSLALQGNILGPILFLLIFNIPALLARYYGLFVGYNIGSSFIDKVQKTGLMDKLTYGASVLGLAVVGAMVASMVTLKMPLKIGSGADATTVQKICDGIVPGILPLLFTFFIFWLDKKGWKSQYILLLIAAIGIFGAWSGILGQ, encoded by the coding sequence ATGAAGATGAAGAATTCTAAGTTACTTACCCGAAAGGATTTAATGAAAACTTTCTGGCGTTCGTTTACGATGGAATGGGCCTGGAACTATGAGCGGCAAATGAACTTGGGTTATGCCTATTCAATGATTCCAGCTTTGCGAAAAATATACGGTAATAACAAAGAAAAATTAACAGCGGCCTATCAACGTCACCTTGAATTTTATAATGTAACGCCGTGGCTAAGTACTTTTCCGTTGGGCATTTCGATTGCAATGGAAGAGCAGAATGAACTTGATCCGGATTTTGATGCTGACTCAATCAACAGTATTAAAGTTGCTTTGATGGGGCCCTTGAGTGGAATTGGTGATTCTTTCTTCTGGGGAACCTTACGTGTTATTGCAACGGGGATTGGTACTTCCTTAGCGCTACAAGGGAATATCCTGGGGCCAATTCTGTTTTTGCTGATTTTCAATATACCGGCCTTGCTGGCTCGGTATTACGGCTTATTCGTGGGCTATAATATTGGTTCTTCCTTCATCGACAAAGTCCAAAAAACTGGCCTGATGGATAAATTAACCTATGGTGCCTCTGTGTTAGGTTTGGCGGTAGTTGGTGCAATGGTGGCATCGATGGTCACCCTCAAGATGCCGTTAAAGATTGGTAGTGGAGCAGATGCGACTACTGTCCAAAAAATTTGTGACGGAATTGTTCCGGGTATTTTGCCCCTACTCTTTACCTTCTTTATTTTTTGGCTCGACAAGAAGGGCTGGAAGTCACAATACATTTTGTTATTGATTGCGGCAATCGGTATTTTCGGTGCATGGTCAGGAATACTCGGCCAGTAA
- a CDS encoding ABC transporter ATP-binding protein, with protein MIEIKDLNLTLREPILKDANFSFQEGSIYLLHALNGTGKTSVLRTMVNLIAPNSGRVLFDGQKFAQVKQQVFYLETSDWFDKNLSGLDYLKFVKSEWQSEQDLNSAIERWEMGSYIKTPIRKYSLGMKQKLLVALYRVSDAKYLLMDEINNGLDADSRQVLYQELSAWAYQKKLIIMASHYQDEVENIVDETVTLDHRQLIRG; from the coding sequence ATGATTGAAATAAAAGATTTAAATCTGACGCTGCGCGAACCAATTCTTAAAGATGCCAATTTTTCTTTTCAGGAGGGGTCAATCTATCTGTTACATGCCCTCAACGGCACTGGCAAAACTAGTGTCTTGCGAACGATGGTTAACTTAATTGCCCCCAACTCTGGTCGAGTTTTGTTTGATGGTCAAAAGTTTGCTCAGGTTAAGCAGCAAGTTTTTTATTTGGAAACGTCTGACTGGTTTGACAAGAACCTCTCAGGACTCGATTACTTGAAATTTGTTAAAAGTGAATGGCAATCAGAACAAGATTTGAATTCGGCAATTGAGCGCTGGGAGATGGGTAGCTACATTAAAACTCCTATCAGGAAGTATTCACTAGGGATGAAGCAGAAGCTTTTGGTTGCTCTTTATAGGGTAAGCGATGCTAAGTACTTGTTGATGGATGAAATCAACAATGGGTTGGATGCAGATAGCCGGCAAGTACTATATCAAGAGTTGTCAGCCTGGGCTTATCAAAAGAAGTTAATTATTATGGCTTCACACTACCAAGACGAAGTGGAGAATATTGTCGATGAAACGGTGACCTTGGACCATCGTCAGTTGATTCGGGGGTAA
- a CDS encoding PTS sugar transporter subunit IIB, translating to MIKLVRVDHRLVHGQVAVSWFNSLDVNTIFVVNDDVAKDDFRKSAIRLAKPENAKLVMKSVADSIKAINSGVTDKYKMLVVVESVADAVKLLKGTTDEIKGINLGGTKPREGTKNYSKTINLTAAEANQLAELQETGVDVWIQQVPSEERQEFHK from the coding sequence ATGATTAAACTTGTCAGAGTGGATCACCGTCTTGTTCACGGTCAGGTGGCTGTTTCCTGGTTTAATAGTTTGGATGTTAATACGATCTTCGTGGTAAACGATGATGTCGCTAAGGATGATTTTCGTAAATCGGCTATCAGGTTAGCCAAACCGGAGAATGCCAAATTGGTCATGAAATCTGTTGCTGACAGTATTAAGGCAATTAATTCTGGTGTGACAGATAAGTATAAGATGTTGGTTGTTGTAGAGTCAGTTGCAGATGCAGTTAAATTGCTTAAAGGTACTACAGATGAAATTAAGGGTATAAACCTAGGTGGTACTAAGCCCCGTGAAGGAACTAAGAATTATTCTAAAACAATTAATTTGACTGCTGCAGAAGCCAATCAATTAGCTGAATTGCAGGAAACAGGCGTTGATGTTTGGATTCAGCAGGTTCCGAGCGAAGAGCGGCAAGAATTTCACAAATAA
- a CDS encoding GntR family transcriptional regulator, producing the protein MEYKERSAAIQAQEYLEQLIKFNRKSKVLPSQREVAEQLNISRNAVMHALEWLKSEDQVAVKERTGIAANSKIDINMLGMESMTAELKTKSVTIRHLSTELISPTPGLRKFFGAEVEQLIKISRVRLTAGVPLTYEIAYFDQSRFAKLATTDFTDRPLYEFLNQQYGIKPAYGQETITCVLADQRTSEILTVQEGTPLYQVQSCNYQSDDTPLETTDQYLTGSRFKYHFKANNIYDYRED; encoded by the coding sequence ATGGAATATAAGGAAAGATCAGCTGCAATCCAAGCGCAGGAATATTTAGAACAACTAATTAAGTTCAACCGTAAAAGCAAGGTATTGCCGTCACAAAGGGAAGTTGCAGAGCAGCTTAATATTAGTCGCAACGCCGTTATGCACGCACTAGAATGGCTAAAGAGTGAGGACCAGGTTGCAGTTAAAGAGCGCACGGGCATAGCTGCTAATTCCAAAATTGATATTAACATGCTTGGTATGGAGTCAATGACTGCCGAATTGAAAACTAAGTCCGTAACAATAAGGCATTTATCAACCGAACTTATTTCGCCCACACCAGGCTTAAGGAAGTTTTTCGGTGCTGAGGTTGAGCAATTAATCAAAATTAGCCGGGTCAGACTAACTGCTGGTGTTCCGTTGACGTATGAGATAGCTTATTTTGATCAAAGTCGATTTGCCAAATTGGCCACAACGGACTTTACTGATCGTCCCTTATATGAATTTCTGAACCAGCAATACGGAATCAAGCCAGCGTACGGGCAAGAAACGATTACCTGTGTTTTAGCCGATCAAAGAACTAGTGAAATTTTAACAGTGCAGGAAGGAACGCCCTTATATCAAGTACAAAGCTGCAATTACCAATCAGATGATACCCCTTTGGAAACTACAGACCAATATTTGACTGGGAGTCGCTTTAAGTATCATTTTAAGGCTAATAATATTTATGATTACCGCGAGGATTAA